One window of Mediterraneibacter gnavus ATCC 29149 genomic DNA carries:
- a CDS encoding CDP-alcohol phosphatidyltransferase family protein translates to MKRFSKKEIFSIPNLMGYFRILLIPVFCYLYITAETEREYLYAALVVLLSSLTDLFDGKIARRFHMVTELGKALDPIADKLTHAALAICLATRYPMMWALIALMLVKEGYMGVMGLIFLKKGKMLDGAMWFGKVCTAVLFAGLLVLFLFSQLEAAVVNGIIMIMMGIMIVTLCMYVPVFQKMKHKEKKDGEE, encoded by the coding sequence ATGAAACGATTCAGTAAAAAAGAAATTTTTTCGATTCCGAATCTGATGGGATATTTTCGGATTCTGTTAATTCCGGTGTTTTGTTACCTGTATATCACGGCAGAAACGGAACGCGAATATTTGTATGCAGCGCTGGTTGTTCTGCTCTCCAGCCTGACAGATCTGTTTGACGGGAAGATTGCAAGGCGCTTTCATATGGTGACAGAGCTGGGAAAGGCATTGGATCCGATCGCTGATAAGCTTACGCATGCAGCACTGGCAATCTGCCTTGCAACCCGCTATCCTATGATGTGGGCGCTGATTGCATTGATGCTGGTCAAGGAAGGTTACATGGGGGTTATGGGGCTCATATTCCTGAAGAAAGGAAAGATGCTGGATGGAGCGATGTGGTTTGGCAAGGTCTGTACTGCAGTTCTGTTTGCAGGACTTCTTGTCCTGTTTTTGTTTTCACAGCTTGAGGCTGCTGTAGTCAATGGAATCATTATGATAATGATGGGCATTATGATCGTGACACTGTGCATGTATGTGCCGGTATTTCAAAAAATGAAACATAAGGAGAAAAAAGATGGCGAAGAATAA
- a CDS encoding TetR/AcrR family transcriptional regulator, translating to MKAQDQKELMRERICDCAKRLFEREGYEQVSMRQIAAEAGIAVGNLTYYFSKKEDLLKERLNDIQETFSESIQLFEIDLERGEISGKPFWEYENRTLLELLLRFLKAVEQFQKNAAIVYENYSRLQKTVPVFQEMSREWTEKIMTIYNGLIKQLWERRVFRKELEWDEYENLIYLIKLLTFFGQEMHGDQEYEKKRFTERICRLLIPYISWEWKDTYTVLCKEICEVSFHRMTLKFI from the coding sequence ATGAAAGCACAGGATCAAAAAGAGCTAATGCGGGAAAGAATCTGCGATTGTGCAAAGAGGCTATTTGAAAGAGAGGGATATGAACAGGTATCTATGCGGCAGATTGCAGCGGAGGCAGGAATTGCAGTGGGAAATTTGACATATTACTTTTCGAAAAAGGAAGATCTGCTGAAGGAGCGTTTAAACGATATTCAGGAAACTTTTTCAGAGAGCATCCAGCTGTTTGAAATCGATCTGGAAAGAGGAGAGATTTCAGGAAAGCCGTTCTGGGAATATGAGAATCGAACACTTTTGGAATTGCTGCTTCGATTTTTGAAAGCAGTGGAACAGTTTCAGAAGAATGCAGCTATTGTGTATGAAAATTATAGCAGACTTCAAAAAACAGTACCCGTATTTCAAGAAATGAGCAGAGAATGGACGGAGAAGATCATGACGATATACAATGGTCTTATAAAGCAGTTGTGGGAACGAAGAGTTTTCAGAAAAGAACTGGAGTGGGACGAGTATGAAAATCTGATCTATCTTATAAAGCTGCTGACTTTTTTCGGGCAGGAAATGCATGGAGATCAGGAGTATGAAAAAAAACGGTTTACAGAAAGAATCTGCAGACTTTTGATTCCTTATATATCATGGGAATGGAAAGACACCTATACAGTCTTGTGTAAAGAAATCTGCGAGGTCTCTTTCCATCGTATGACATTAAAATTTATCTGA
- a CDS encoding tyrosine-type recombinase/integrase, with the protein MESNQTTERKTYHEQKYIDNTLRLREILKTLPAFAKDYFRAAEPTTSAKTRISYAYDIRVFFHFLMENNPVYKDYTIDQFTPQDLEQLSPVDIEEYQEYLKVYQNPEEKQITNTEKGLARKMSALRSFYGYYFKHQIIEKNPTLFVDMPKLHEKAIVRLDTDEVASLLDFVEHGGDELTGQKKVYYEKTKNRDLAIITLLLGTGIRVSECVGLDIQDVDFKNNGITVVRKGGNEMVIYFGEEVEHALKQYLYTTREAATPLPGHENALFLSTQRRRMGVQAVENMVKKYARQVTPNKKITPHKLRSTYGTTLYKETGDIYLVADVLGHKDVNTTKKHYAAIDEDRRRMAAKAVTLREP; encoded by the coding sequence ATGGAATCAAATCAGACAACTGAGCGAAAAACTTATCATGAACAAAAATATATTGACAATACGTTGCGTCTGCGGGAAATCTTAAAAACACTTCCGGCTTTTGCAAAAGATTATTTCCGTGCTGCAGAACCTACCACCTCTGCAAAAACAAGAATTTCTTATGCATATGATATCCGAGTATTCTTTCACTTTCTGATGGAAAACAATCCTGTATACAAGGATTATACCATCGATCAGTTTACCCCGCAGGATCTGGAGCAGCTCTCTCCTGTCGATATCGAAGAATATCAGGAATATTTAAAGGTTTACCAAAATCCGGAGGAAAAACAAATTACCAACACGGAAAAAGGACTTGCCAGAAAGATGTCTGCCCTACGCAGCTTTTACGGCTACTATTTCAAGCATCAGATCATCGAGAAAAATCCAACACTGTTTGTCGATATGCCAAAGCTGCACGAAAAAGCAATCGTCCGTCTGGATACGGACGAGGTGGCTTCTCTTCTGGACTTTGTAGAACACGGTGGCGATGAGCTCACCGGACAGAAAAAAGTTTACTATGAAAAGACTAAAAACCGGGATCTGGCGATTATCACATTGCTCCTTGGTACCGGAATCCGTGTATCAGAATGTGTGGGACTTGATATCCAGGATGTTGATTTTAAAAATAACGGGATTACGGTCGTCCGAAAAGGTGGAAATGAAATGGTCATCTATTTTGGCGAGGAAGTCGAACATGCCCTGAAACAATACTTGTATACAACGCGGGAAGCTGCCACTCCTCTTCCGGGACATGAAAACGCACTGTTTTTATCCACGCAGCGCCGCCGTATGGGAGTCCAGGCAGTTGAAAATATGGTGAAAAAGTATGCCCGCCAGGTGACGCCAAATAAAAAAATCACCCCTCATAAACTGCGGAGTACTTATGGAACTACACTTTACAAAGAGACCGGTGACATCTATCTCGTCGCAGACGTACTCGGACACAAGGATGTCAATACAACCAAAAAACACTATGCAGCAATAGATGAGGACCGCCGACGCATGGCTGCAAAAGCTGTCACTTTGCGGGAACCCTAA
- a CDS encoding tRNA 2-thiocytidine(32) synthetase TtcA produces MELQKLLSYTRKAVDEYRMIEEGDHIAVGISGGKDSLTLLYALHGLKRFYPKKFELSAITVDLGFEDFDLSPIQALCQELNIPYRIESSDIYEILFHVRKESNPCSLCAKMRKGALNQAIKEMGCNKIAYAHHKDDIIETMLLSLIFEGRFYSFSPKTYLDRTDLTVIRPMMFVDEKDVIGFKNKYQLPVVKSKCPVDGYTKRQYVKELLRQLNHENPGVRERMFHAILDGNIEGWPERIIHPRA; encoded by the coding sequence ATGGAACTACAGAAGTTATTAAGCTATACCCGAAAAGCGGTTGATGAATACAGAATGATTGAAGAAGGCGATCATATTGCGGTCGGAATTTCCGGCGGAAAAGACAGCCTCACTCTGCTCTATGCACTACATGGACTCAAGCGCTTCTATCCGAAGAAATTTGAACTCAGTGCAATCACCGTAGATCTGGGATTTGAAGATTTTGATCTTTCTCCGATTCAGGCACTATGTCAGGAACTGAATATCCCCTACCGAATCGAATCTTCTGATATTTATGAGATTCTTTTTCATGTCCGTAAAGAATCCAATCCCTGCTCTCTTTGTGCCAAAATGAGAAAAGGCGCCTTAAATCAGGCAATTAAAGAAATGGGATGCAATAAAATTGCCTATGCCCACCATAAAGATGACATTATAGAGACAATGCTGCTCTCCTTGATCTTCGAAGGACGTTTTTATTCATTTTCTCCGAAAACCTATCTGGACCGTACTGATCTGACTGTTATTCGTCCAATGATGTTTGTAGATGAAAAAGACGTCATCGGTTTTAAAAACAAGTATCAGCTTCCGGTAGTGAAAAGCAAGTGTCCTGTTGACGGATATACAAAACGTCAATATGTCAAAGAACTTCTCCGTCAGTTAAATCACGAAAATCCAGGTGTCCGCGAAAGGATGTTTCATGCAATCCTTGATGGAAATATCGAAGGCTGGCCCGAACGGATCATTCATCCAAGAGCATAA
- a CDS encoding viroplasmin family protein encodes MAKNKYYAVRKGRIPGIYRTWSECQKQVTGYPGAVFKGFVTEEEAQSFLHPGQSAKAKETHISHTAYPYAYVDGSYFQGVYGFGGFLKLSDEEEVVLQGSGDHPDLAKMHNVAGELLGCIKAVKEAEKRKIAELSIFYDYQGIESWVTGDWAAKQAGTQKYRDFMNGTSVKLHFIKVKGHTGVEGNERADSLAKEAVSEKISFNQLVIE; translated from the coding sequence ATGGCGAAGAATAAGTATTATGCAGTAAGAAAAGGAAGGATACCGGGAATTTATCGTACCTGGAGCGAATGTCAGAAACAAGTGACGGGTTATCCGGGGGCGGTCTTTAAAGGGTTTGTGACAGAAGAGGAGGCACAGTCTTTTCTTCATCCGGGGCAGAGCGCGAAGGCAAAAGAGACACATATTTCTCATACTGCCTATCCATATGCCTATGTGGATGGATCTTATTTTCAGGGGGTTTACGGGTTTGGGGGTTTTTTAAAACTGTCTGACGAGGAGGAAGTTGTTCTGCAGGGGTCAGGAGATCATCCGGATCTTGCGAAAATGCACAATGTGGCAGGAGAGCTTCTGGGATGTATCAAAGCAGTAAAAGAAGCGGAAAAAAGGAAAATTGCAGAGCTTTCGATATTTTACGATTATCAGGGCATTGAATCCTGGGTGACCGGAGATTGGGCGGCAAAACAGGCAGGAACACAGAAATATCGCGATTTTATGAATGGCACATCCGTGAAGCTTCATTTTATCAAAGTAAAAGGACATACCGGCGTAGAGGGAAATGAACGTGCAGACAGTCTTGCCAAAGAGGCTGTCAGTGAAAAGATTTCATTCAATCAGCTTGTGATCGAATAG
- a CDS encoding AAA family ATPase, whose translation MKTNTIITIGRQFGSAGREIGYQIADYFGIKLYDKEMLSRAAKESGICEEIFETHDEKPTNSFLYSLVMDTYSMGYSGGSYSDMPINHKVFLAQFDAIKKIADEGPCILVGRCADYALESYDNVVNVFIHADLDARIRRIARIYNLTDAKAKDMIIKTDKKRASYYNYYTNKKWSDSESYELCLSSSELGIEGTAKAIEQYVMLKEQIQRDDKIL comes from the coding sequence ATGAAGACGAACACGATTATTACAATAGGAAGACAATTCGGAAGTGCAGGACGGGAGATCGGGTATCAGATCGCAGATTATTTCGGAATCAAGCTGTATGATAAAGAGATGCTCAGCAGAGCAGCGAAAGAAAGTGGTATCTGTGAGGAAATTTTTGAAACACATGATGAAAAGCCGACGAACAGCTTTTTGTATTCTCTCGTGATGGATACGTATTCTATGGGGTATTCGGGCGGATCCTACTCCGATATGCCAATCAACCATAAAGTATTTCTTGCACAGTTTGATGCGATTAAAAAGATTGCGGATGAAGGACCTTGTATTCTGGTAGGACGCTGCGCAGATTATGCTCTGGAATCTTATGATAATGTGGTGAACGTATTTATCCATGCTGATCTGGATGCACGTATCCGCAGGATCGCAAGAATTTATAATCTTACGGATGCCAAGGCAAAAGATATGATCATTAAAACCGATAAAAAGCGTGCAAGTTATTATAATTATTACACGAATAAAAAATGGTCAGACTCTGAAAGCTATGAATTGTGTCTCTCAAGTTCAGAACTTGGAATTGAAGGGACAGCAAAAGCAATCGAGCAGTATGTAATGCTGAAAGAGCAGATTCAAAGAGATGACAAAATTCTTTAG
- a CDS encoding RNA-binding protein: MQKEEQQLEKRLSELSNLAYSRDIVTYSDFLNLNELNILHSMPKDRLYTKFVTFGGYGLAERQMAAFLPDALSLRGEMSWCSEEEWGDYPFDILRISPLHAKYAEQLTHRDYLGTILGLGIERAKIGDILVDGTDAVVFVHRTLQSFLMEELTRVRHTQVLVKEISREDFQYEPKYEEIRGTVASVRLDSLLSLAFSASRTKLSGLIEGAKVFVNGKLITTNSYQLKENDVISVRGYGKFRYNGTGAKTKKNRIYVSVYKYI, translated from the coding sequence ATGCAGAAGGAAGAACAACAGTTGGAGAAGCGGCTGTCAGAGCTGTCAAATCTGGCATATAGTCGCGATATCGTTACATATTCGGATTTTTTGAATTTGAATGAACTGAATATTTTACATTCGATGCCAAAGGACAGACTTTACACAAAGTTTGTCACTTTTGGCGGATATGGCTTGGCAGAGCGTCAGATGGCGGCATTTCTCCCTGATGCTCTTTCTTTGCGTGGAGAAATGTCATGGTGCAGCGAGGAGGAATGGGGTGACTATCCATTTGATATTCTAAGGATTTCTCCGTTGCATGCGAAATATGCAGAGCAGCTGACTCACAGAGACTATCTGGGGACGATCTTAGGACTGGGTATCGAACGTGCAAAGATAGGTGATATCCTTGTAGATGGAACTGATGCGGTTGTTTTTGTACATCGCACATTACAGTCTTTTTTGATGGAGGAATTGACCAGAGTCCGGCATACACAGGTTCTGGTAAAAGAGATTTCAAGAGAGGATTTTCAGTATGAACCCAAATATGAGGAAATCCGGGGAACGGTGGCGTCTGTTCGTCTGGACAGTCTGCTTTCGCTTGCATTTTCTGCATCACGGACAAAGCTTTCGGGTCTCATAGAAGGGGCAAAAGTGTTTGTGAACGGAAAACTGATCACAACGAACAGTTATCAATTAAAAGAAAATGATGTGATATCCGTCAGAGGATATGGCAAATTCCGTTATAATGGAACGGGAGCAAAGACGAAAAAGAACAGAATTTATGTATCTGTTTATAAATATATTTAA
- the lspA gene encoding signal peptidase II, with protein MEERKKTGKSYLWALFAFLLAVAADQFTKWLAVTYLKDQDPLIIIPGVFQFRYLENRGAAFGILQNRQIVFAVGALLIFFAVVFIYGRIPQKRRFVPLRVCAILLASGAIGNLIDRLARNYVVDFCYFNLIDFPIFNVADCYVVIGCILFGILILFYYKDQEFDWVLQKKGSRS; from the coding sequence ATGGAGGAAAGAAAAAAAACAGGGAAAAGTTATCTGTGGGCACTATTTGCATTTCTTCTGGCAGTGGCCGCAGATCAATTTACAAAATGGCTGGCGGTTACCTATCTGAAAGATCAGGATCCTTTGATTATAATACCGGGAGTATTTCAGTTTCGGTATCTGGAAAACCGTGGGGCTGCATTTGGAATCCTGCAGAATCGGCAGATTGTATTTGCAGTTGGAGCATTGTTGATTTTTTTTGCGGTCGTCTTCATTTACGGGAGAATTCCGCAGAAAAGAAGATTTGTTCCGTTAAGAGTATGTGCGATCCTTCTGGCATCCGGCGCCATCGGAAATCTGATCGATCGTCTGGCAAGGAATTACGTAGTGGATTTCTGCTATTTCAACCTGATTGATTTTCCGATTTTTAATGTGGCAGACTGTTATGTGGTAATTGGCTGCATCCTTTTTGGAATCCTGATTCTTTTCTATTATAAAGATCAGGAATTTGACTGGGTACTGCAAAAGAAAGGCTCCAGATCATGA
- a CDS encoding DNA/RNA non-specific endonuclease produces the protein MQIKKLLLPILATVMLICGCQQNNAVSGQDQLVTASENKTTYTAQNIPEYTGSPYVELNNNIPDFQESEYTTEVFEQYSDLDALGRCQAAYANICQEIMPTQERGKIGMIKPSGWHTVKYDCVDGKYLYNRAHLIGFQLAEENANEKNLITGTRYFNVEGMLPFENQVADYVHETNHHVLYRVTPVYEGDNLVASGVIMEAASVEDEEIRFHVFVYNVQPGIWIDYATGESRESETAESEKKDEEVTYVVNTNTKKFHKPDCSSIRDTKQQNRKETSETREELIDQGYSPCNRCNP, from the coding sequence ATGCAGATAAAGAAATTGCTGCTTCCGATTCTTGCGACAGTGATGCTCATATGTGGATGTCAGCAAAATAATGCTGTCTCCGGGCAAGATCAATTGGTTACGGCAAGTGAAAATAAGACAACCTATACGGCACAGAATATTCCGGAATATACAGGCTCACCTTATGTGGAGCTAAACAATAACATACCTGATTTTCAGGAGTCAGAGTATACGACGGAAGTTTTTGAACAATACAGCGATCTGGATGCACTGGGGCGTTGTCAGGCTGCTTATGCCAATATCTGTCAGGAGATCATGCCGACTCAGGAACGGGGGAAAATAGGCATGATCAAGCCTTCTGGATGGCATACAGTGAAATATGACTGTGTAGATGGGAAATATTTGTATAATCGTGCGCATCTGATCGGATTTCAGCTTGCCGAAGAGAATGCGAATGAAAAAAATCTTATCACAGGAACACGATATTTTAATGTGGAGGGAATGCTCCCGTTTGAGAATCAGGTGGCAGATTATGTCCATGAGACGAATCATCATGTCCTGTACCGTGTGACACCGGTTTATGAAGGCGATAATCTGGTAGCCAGTGGAGTCATTATGGAGGCAGCTTCTGTGGAAGATGAAGAAATTCGTTTTCATGTGTTTGTCTACAATGTGCAGCCGGGGATTTGGATTGATTATGCAACAGGAGAAAGCAGGGAGAGTGAAACTGCAGAAAGCGAAAAAAAGGATGAAGAAGTTACCTATGTAGTCAACACAAATACAAAAAAATTCCATAAACCAGACTGTAGCAGTATCCGCGATACAAAGCAGCAGAATCGAAAAGAAACATCAGAAACAAGGGAAGAATTGATCGATCAGGGGTACTCTCCGTGTAATCGCTGCAACCCCTGA
- a CDS encoding aldo/keto reductase, translating into MQKERTIGTTTLKTPYIGMGTWAIGGGTWWGENDDALSIRTIEEAIDRGIVWFDTAPVYGIGHSENVVGKAIKQNRSRILLSTKCGLEWDHETPCFHKVMEGRNVYRDLSAAAIRKNLEDSLRRLQTDYIDIYYTHWQTPDFSLYPLEETMDTLLQLKKEGKIRAIGASNVTAKIIEKYCSLGQLDVIQEKYSLLDTHIADELLPVCQKHHVSIQAYSPLEQGLLTGKVTQDTVLSPTDVRNKNKFWAQKSRLHILNVLQKLTPYTEKYSCSLSNLIIYLTAASLPDLHVLCGARKPEQIIDNVKTLSLNLEEADLSEMSQLFEQLRNSIR; encoded by the coding sequence ATGCAAAAAGAACGTACAATCGGAACAACAACTTTAAAAACTCCATATATCGGAATGGGTACCTGGGCAATTGGCGGAGGCACCTGGTGGGGAGAAAATGATGATGCACTCTCCATTCGCACCATCGAGGAAGCAATTGATCGGGGAATCGTATGGTTCGACACTGCTCCGGTCTACGGGATCGGACACAGTGAGAACGTAGTTGGCAAAGCCATAAAGCAAAATCGTTCCAGGATCCTGCTCTCCACCAAATGCGGGCTGGAATGGGATCATGAGACACCTTGCTTTCATAAAGTCATGGAAGGACGCAATGTTTACCGTGATCTTTCCGCCGCTGCAATTCGTAAAAATCTGGAAGACAGCCTCCGACGTCTGCAGACAGACTATATCGATATTTACTATACACACTGGCAGACTCCTGACTTTTCCCTCTATCCGCTGGAAGAAACGATGGATACTCTTCTCCAGTTGAAAAAAGAAGGGAAGATCCGTGCCATCGGAGCCTCCAACGTTACTGCCAAAATCATCGAAAAGTACTGCTCTCTTGGACAGCTGGATGTAATTCAGGAAAAATACAGCCTTCTGGATACACATATTGCGGATGAATTGTTACCTGTATGCCAGAAACATCATGTTTCCATCCAGGCGTACTCGCCTCTGGAACAGGGACTACTCACAGGAAAAGTGACACAAGACACGGTGCTTTCTCCGACAGATGTGCGCAACAAAAATAAATTCTGGGCACAAAAGTCCCGTCTGCACATATTGAACGTTTTACAGAAATTAACCCCGTATACTGAAAAATATAGTTGTTCCCTCAGCAACCTGATCATCTATCTGACTGCAGCTTCTCTTCCGGACTTGCATGTCCTCTGCGGCGCAAGGAAACCGGAACAGATCATCGACAATGTAAAAACACTCTCCCTGAATCTGGAAGAAGCTGACCTGTCAGAAATGAGTCAGTTATTTGAACAGCTTCGAAACTCTATCAGATAA
- a CDS encoding RluA family pseudouridine synthase, which produces MREERFFTAEETVTNERIDKFLSAQMPDRSRSYIQKLIKDGLVEVNGKQVKTNYKLGSEDEVKLQIPELEVPDILPEEIPLDILYEDTDLLVVNKPKGMVVHPAPGHYTGTLVNALMYHCRENLSGINGVMRPGIVHRIDMDTTGSLLVCKNDRAHQILAEQLKDHSITRRYEAIVHGNLKEDSGTVNAPIGRHPTDRKKMSVHAPHGREAVTHYRVLERFGNYTHIECELETGRTHQIRVHMASIGHPILGDLVYGPTKCPFRLQGQTLHARILGFVHPSTGAYVQFDAPLPEYFEELLKKLRKQTGN; this is translated from the coding sequence ATGAGAGAAGAACGTTTTTTTACAGCAGAAGAGACAGTGACAAATGAGCGGATCGACAAATTTTTGTCTGCGCAGATGCCGGACAGATCCCGTTCCTATATTCAGAAACTGATCAAAGATGGATTGGTTGAAGTCAATGGAAAGCAGGTAAAAACAAATTATAAGCTGGGCAGTGAGGATGAGGTGAAGCTGCAGATTCCGGAACTGGAAGTGCCGGATATTCTGCCAGAGGAGATTCCTCTTGACATCCTTTATGAGGACACCGATTTGCTTGTGGTAAACAAACCTAAGGGGATGGTCGTACATCCGGCGCCAGGGCATTATACAGGGACTCTGGTCAATGCTTTGATGTATCACTGCAGGGAAAATCTTTCCGGGATCAATGGTGTGATGCGTCCAGGGATCGTACATCGGATCGATATGGATACGACAGGCTCTCTTTTGGTCTGTAAAAATGACAGGGCACATCAGATTCTGGCCGAGCAGCTCAAAGACCATTCGATCACCCGAAGATATGAAGCAATCGTTCATGGAAACTTAAAGGAGGATAGCGGCACGGTCAATGCACCGATCGGGAGACATCCGACGGACCGCAAGAAGATGAGCGTCCATGCACCCCATGGAAGAGAGGCAGTGACGCACTATCGGGTGCTGGAACGTTTTGGAAACTACACGCATATCGAATGTGAACTGGAAACAGGAAGGACACATCAGATCCGTGTTCATATGGCAAGCATCGGACATCCGATATTGGGAGACTTGGTTTACGGACCGACGAAGTGTCCGTTCAGACTGCAGGGACAGACGCTGCATGCAAGGATCCTTGGCTTTGTACACCCTTCTACGGGAGCGTATGTGCAGTTTGATGCCCCGTTGCCGGAGTATTTTGAAGAACTCTTAAAAAAATTGAGAAAGCAGACAGGAAATTAG